Proteins encoded in a region of the Xylocopa sonorina isolate GNS202 chromosome 1, iyXylSono1_principal, whole genome shotgun sequence genome:
- the LOC143433021 gene encoding MD-2-related lipid-recognition protein: protein MNRNCVLLFGFLLLALSVAVAELVPWQQCTSAGAEVPSNCTIHEVYIDPCKEAAENKPCKLKRGITGNITFHYTPTFSSEKVEGRMFWASQVMDIPFLGMDPNACLATTCPLEAGKKNVYHVDVPILNKYPVRTYDLKWKMWNEEGQECCFLFQIKITK, encoded by the exons ATGAACCGAAACTGTGTGCTCCTCTTCGGCTTCCTGCTTCTGGCCTTGTCCGTGGCCGTCGCGGAACTTGTCCCCTGGCAGCAGTGCACTTCCGCTGGTG CCGAGGTGCCATCGAATTGTACCATTCATGAAGTCTACATcgatccttgcaaagaagctgCGGAAAACAAACCATGTAAATTAAAAAGGGGTATCACTGGGAATATAACGTTCCATTATACACCAA CATTCTCGTCGGAGAAAGTGGAGGGTAGAATGTTTTGGGCAAGTCAAGTGATGGACATTCCATTTTTGGGGATGGATCCTAACGCTTGTCTAGCGACTACCTGTCCACTCGAAGCAGGAAAGAAGAATGTGTATCACGTGGACGTGCCGATTTTGAACAAGTACCCTGTT CGAACGTACGATCTCAAATGGAAAATGTGGAACGAAGAGGGGCAAGAATGCTGTTTCCTGTTCCagattaaaataacaaaatga